A stretch of the Nitratifractor salsuginis DSM 16511 genome encodes the following:
- a CDS encoding EI24 domain-containing protein, giving the protein MASIYGIFHRSLRDLIRWPVLREVLVTGLPLMLIWLAIGWVVWTPLLHVSTWIISWVPFSIVKANGALLILFLIWALAVLVSYAFITAMIAPIFFRKMKRGYYYYSFGVLLLLAAGWAWLIIANWGLLNKAIADKLLVWLPFQTVAEGSAMLLNFYILYGFYILSLFLVLSLFRKDFLETVREINYPDYEPPVEKIKTHHGTVALRDAALFVLLTVLLFPLLVIPIVNVLIQLFLWAWLYRDATFRGTCRLYCTQEEFTRLKQHRFVIWSIAFFASMLNFVPIINMFTPFFVQLVLFHWIMAEKGIAPASADEREEIEKGLEASDGE; this is encoded by the coding sequence ATGGCGAGCATTTACGGTATTTTCCATCGGAGCCTGAGAGATCTGATCCGTTGGCCGGTGTTGCGGGAAGTGCTGGTGACCGGATTGCCACTGATGCTGATCTGGCTGGCCATCGGCTGGGTCGTCTGGACCCCGTTGCTGCATGTGAGCACCTGGATCATCAGTTGGGTCCCTTTCAGTATCGTCAAAGCCAACGGAGCCCTGTTGATCCTCTTTTTGATCTGGGCTCTGGCGGTCCTGGTCTCCTATGCGTTCATTACGGCAATGATCGCTCCGATCTTCTTCCGGAAGATGAAGCGGGGGTATTACTACTACTCTTTTGGCGTGCTGTTGTTGCTTGCCGCCGGATGGGCCTGGCTCATCATCGCCAACTGGGGGCTTCTCAACAAAGCCATCGCCGACAAACTCCTGGTCTGGCTCCCCTTTCAGACGGTGGCGGAGGGGAGTGCGATGCTGCTCAACTTCTACATCCTCTACGGCTTTTACATTTTGAGCCTCTTTCTGGTCCTTTCGTTGTTCCGGAAAGATTTTCTCGAAACGGTCCGCGAGATCAATTACCCCGATTATGAACCTCCTGTCGAGAAGATCAAAACGCACCACGGGACGGTGGCGCTGCGGGATGCCGCACTTTTCGTGCTCCTGACGGTACTGCTCTTTCCCCTGCTGGTGATCCCGATCGTCAATGTCCTGATCCAGCTCTTCCTTTGGGCCTGGCTCTACCGGGACGCCACCTTCCGGGGAACCTGTCGGCTCTACTGCACCCAGGAGGAGTTCACCCGGCTCAAACAGCATCGTTTCGTCATCTGGAGCATCGCCTTTTTCGCTTCGATGCTCAACTTCGTGCCGATCATCAATATGTTTACTCCCTTTTTCGTCCAACTGGTCCTCTTCCACTGGATTATGGCCGAAAAGGGCATTGCTCCGGCTTCCGCGGATGAGCGCGAAGAGATCGAAAAAGGACTGGAGGCGAGTGATGGAGAGTGA
- a CDS encoding AzlC family ABC transporter permease, translating to MIKDPAFKAALKASMPVLMGYSVLGFAFGLLMRSQGYAWYLPVAMSLLIYAGTLQFLALEFFRAKAGMWEIFVASIFINIRQAFYGLSLLKQFQKTGRFKPYLIFALTDETYALMTTLKPDARIDQRRYYFYLAALNQSYWVLGTVAGVLVGGVMRFDTRGLDFSLTALFVVLAMEQYRQRRNLLPFLIGAGASLAAMVLVSRDRMLITAIGLALLGMLALRGRLNEDEEAEGGTGE from the coding sequence TTGATAAAAGATCCTGCCTTCAAAGCCGCGTTGAAAGCCTCGATGCCAGTGCTGATGGGCTACAGCGTCCTGGGCTTCGCCTTCGGTTTGTTGATGCGCTCTCAGGGCTATGCCTGGTATCTGCCGGTGGCGATGTCGCTGCTCATCTATGCCGGGACCCTGCAGTTTCTGGCTCTGGAGTTTTTTCGGGCCAAGGCGGGGATGTGGGAAATTTTCGTCGCGTCGATCTTCATCAATATCCGTCAAGCCTTCTACGGACTCTCCCTGCTCAAGCAATTCCAAAAGACCGGCCGTTTCAAACCCTATCTGATCTTCGCCCTCACCGATGAGACTTACGCATTGATGACCACTCTGAAGCCCGATGCCAGGATCGATCAGAGGCGTTACTACTTTTACCTGGCGGCACTGAATCAGAGCTACTGGGTTTTGGGCACGGTGGCCGGGGTGCTGGTGGGAGGCGTAATGCGTTTCGATACCCGGGGGCTCGATTTTTCCCTGACGGCCCTTTTTGTGGTGCTGGCTATGGAGCAGTACCGTCAGCGCAGAAATCTCCTTCCCTTTCTGATCGGAGCGGGCGCTTCCCTGGCGGCTATGGTGCTGGTCAGCCGCGACCGGATGCTGATCACCGCCATCGGCCTGGCGCTGCTGGGGATGCTCGCTTTGCGGGGGAGATTGAATGAGGATGAGGAGGCTGAGGGTGGAACAGGTGAATGA
- a CDS encoding branched-chain amino acid transporter permease encodes MEQVNEAWIWQAVFVMALANLLTRAAPFLFFSRHRPPRLVIFIEQNFPPVILTILILYTLSGVDLTQAPYGIRELLGIAVTVLLHWRWRNYLVSIFGGTAFYMVLVQGG; translated from the coding sequence GTGGAACAGGTGAATGAAGCATGGATCTGGCAAGCCGTCTTCGTCATGGCCCTAGCCAACCTCCTTACCCGTGCGGCTCCTTTTCTCTTCTTCTCCCGGCACCGTCCGCCCAGGCTCGTGATCTTTATCGAGCAAAATTTTCCGCCGGTCATTCTGACGATCCTGATCCTCTATACCCTCAGCGGCGTCGATCTCACCCAGGCCCCCTACGGGATCAGGGAGCTTTTGGGGATCGCGGTGACGGTTTTGCTGCATTGGAGATGGCGGAACTATTTGGTTTCTATTTTCGGTGGGACGGCTTTTTATATGGTATTGGTGCAGGGGGGTTGA
- a CDS encoding AzlD domain-containing protein, producing the protein MPNPSLSGVDLTRAPYGMRELLGIAVTVLLHWRWRNYLVSIFGGTAFYMVLGQWG; encoded by the coding sequence ATCCCCAATCCTTCCCTCAGCGGCGTCGATCTTACCCGGGCCCCCTACGGGATGAGGGAGCTCCTGGGGATCGCGGTGACGGTTTTGCTGCATTGGCGATGGCGGAACTATTTGGTCTCTATTTTTGGTGGGACGGCTTTTTATATGGTTTTGGGGCAGTGGGGTTGA
- a CDS encoding cation:proton antiporter encodes MHHFAPEIVLITILSLVVLADALALRLRIPSVFLLLLGSYLVYHYFPAAIPIDLKEHFDSVILFCIPLIFMGDALHLKFADLKRHGWGIFYLAVVAVALSIIAGASLYAFDLFPQITLGGYVALFAINMATDAVSVQSVLSRFKGVAHDVKVLIEGESLGNDATAVIAFFFIGLPWMMQGSIEADDAALEALRVFAFSTLIGLGLGYGFYWLMKFYSDKRGELFTFVIEAYAAYLLGEHFHLSGILTLIVAIVSTKAWIDRDIEIEERQLERKRRSFVQRLRLEGVLATTRERLEYIYEMASEFGYIAAVVIFFVLAEMVDLHKLWEYRREILAMFVATTLIRALSMAKFAWFGQKLSAIKPVGAEGWFILTFSGMKGALSIILVHMIPADYPHRELFESVTVGVVILSIFVYGTVLWAWFTFRPEKERRLFGEK; translated from the coding sequence ATGCACCATTTCGCCCCTGAGATCGTCCTGATCACCATTCTCTCCCTCGTGGTCCTCGCTGATGCCCTGGCGTTGCGGCTGAGGATCCCTTCGGTCTTTCTGCTCCTGCTGGGCTCCTATCTGGTCTATCACTACTTCCCCGCCGCGATCCCCATCGATCTCAAAGAGCACTTCGACAGCGTCATTCTCTTTTGTATCCCGCTGATCTTTATGGGGGATGCCCTGCATCTGAAGTTCGCCGACCTCAAAAGGCATGGCTGGGGGATCTTCTACCTGGCGGTGGTAGCGGTGGCCCTTTCCATCATCGCCGGAGCCAGCCTCTACGCCTTCGATCTTTTTCCCCAGATCACCCTGGGAGGCTATGTGGCGCTTTTCGCCATCAATATGGCCACCGACGCCGTGAGTGTGCAATCGGTCCTCTCCCGCTTCAAAGGGGTAGCCCACGATGTCAAAGTCCTCATCGAGGGCGAATCCCTGGGCAACGACGCCACCGCCGTCATCGCCTTTTTCTTCATCGGCCTGCCCTGGATGATGCAGGGCTCCATCGAAGCGGACGACGCCGCCCTCGAAGCGCTGAGGGTCTTCGCCTTCAGCACCCTCATCGGTCTGGGGCTTGGCTACGGATTCTACTGGCTGATGAAGTTCTACTCCGACAAACGCGGAGAGCTCTTCACCTTCGTCATCGAAGCCTACGCCGCCTATCTGCTGGGCGAGCATTTCCACCTCAGCGGCATCCTGACCCTCATCGTCGCCATCGTCTCCACCAAAGCCTGGATCGACCGGGATATCGAAATCGAAGAGCGACAACTCGAGCGCAAACGGCGCAGCTTCGTCCAACGCCTCCGTCTGGAGGGGGTCCTGGCCACGACACGGGAGCGGCTGGAGTATATCTATGAGATGGCCAGCGAATTCGGCTACATCGCCGCGGTGGTGATCTTCTTCGTGCTGGCGGAGATGGTGGACCTGCACAAGCTCTGGGAATATCGGAGGGAAATCCTGGCGATGTTTGTCGCCACCACCCTCATTCGCGCCCTCTCCATGGCCAAATTCGCCTGGTTCGGCCAAAAGCTCTCCGCCATCAAACCGGTGGGTGCCGAGGGGTGGTTCATCCTCACCTTCTCGGGAATGAAGGGAGCCCTCTCGATCATCCTGGTCCATATGATCCCCGCCGACTACCCCCATCGGGAACTCTTCGAATCGGTCACCGTCGGCGTAGTGATCCTTTCGATCTTCGTCTACGGCACGGTGCTGTGGGCCTGGTTCACCTTCCGCCCCGAAAAAGAGCGAAGGCTTTTTGGGGAGAAGTGA
- a CDS encoding RsiV family protein produces the protein MIKSLLIPLISLLLFGGLLQAMDGDLPQSSYRLKSRTLKQSTCVQGKKAKLCYTKKIDLIDSAILKPSLRRIVEGFNAYYLSGYNEDKPRELLADVDPDDLIGAPEWIQQTSLEFYDYVAGIVTLEAYLYGYTGGAHPNSSVELRLFREKDGKELKLADLIGPGREKAFAKVAEKYFRIKAGLLPDEPLEDYGWIAEGFVIPENLAVTEKGLLALYSPYEARAYVYGYSVWTIPYYALRPLTAPNAALIPLTRPIHLQPPKVHRKITLGENDADELILDLEQKGKQVEVKATFTPSRDYRQLRLTFGFPQPLAPSKYPIHVLERSGFEKVRFIPKGTPIHTPKKRKKIAAPYPILQAESSSSSSYEPLELHFSFEPAVENEYYCLNYHLIGQKEGKIRELGGDDPMGQDPLGFELYRICIDLPKL, from the coding sequence ATGATAAAAAGCCTTTTAATTCCCCTGATCTCCCTTTTACTCTTCGGCGGGCTCTTGCAGGCGATGGACGGGGATCTCCCCCAATCCTCCTATCGGCTCAAAAGCCGCACCCTAAAACAGAGCACCTGCGTCCAGGGCAAAAAAGCGAAGCTTTGCTATACTAAAAAGATTGACCTTATCGACAGCGCCATTCTCAAACCCTCCCTGCGGCGCATCGTCGAGGGCTTCAACGCCTATTATTTGTCCGGCTATAACGAGGACAAGCCGCGTGAGCTCCTCGCCGATGTCGATCCCGATGATCTGATCGGCGCTCCCGAATGGATTCAGCAGACCTCCCTGGAATTCTATGATTATGTCGCCGGGATCGTGACGCTGGAGGCCTATCTTTACGGCTACACGGGGGGCGCCCACCCCAACAGCTCCGTGGAGCTGCGCCTCTTTCGGGAAAAGGACGGCAAAGAGCTGAAACTCGCGGACCTGATCGGTCCCGGACGGGAAAAGGCCTTTGCCAAAGTGGCCGAAAAGTATTTCCGCATCAAAGCGGGACTCCTGCCCGACGAACCGCTGGAGGATTACGGCTGGATCGCCGAGGGCTTCGTAATCCCTGAGAACCTGGCGGTCACCGAAAAGGGTCTTCTGGCCCTCTACAGCCCTTATGAAGCCAGGGCTTACGTCTACGGCTACAGTGTCTGGACCATCCCCTACTACGCCCTGCGCCCCCTAACCGCCCCCAATGCCGCCCTAATACCCCTGACCCGGCCAATCCATCTCCAGCCCCCGAAAGTCCACCGAAAAATCACTCTGGGAGAAAATGATGCGGATGAGCTCATCCTGGATCTGGAACAGAAAGGAAAACAGGTAGAAGTAAAAGCGACATTCACTCCAAGCCGGGACTACCGCCAGCTCCGGCTCACTTTCGGCTTCCCCCAGCCCCTGGCCCCATCGAAATATCCTATTCACGTTCTTGAGCGCAGCGGCTTTGAAAAGGTGCGCTTCATCCCCAAGGGCACTCCAATCCACACGCCTAAGAAACGAAAGAAAATCGCCGCCCCCTACCCCATTCTCCAAGCCGAAAGCAGCTCAAGCTCCTCTTACGAACCACTGGAGTTGCACTTCAGCTTCGAGCCTGCTGTGGAGAATGAATATTATTGCCTCAACTATCATCTAATCGGTCAGAAAGAGGGCAAGATACGTGAGCTGGGCGGGGACGATCCAATGGGCCAAGACCCTCTGGGATTCGAGCTCTACCGAATCTGCATCGACCTGCCGAAGCTCTAG
- the ggt gene encoding gamma-glutamyltransferase: MKGIIAAGDRLTAQAGARILQEGGNAFDAACAAMLAAPLAEPMLTSLGGGGFLLAHSPGTKPLLYDFFVDVPPQRVEEPDFFPIYVDFGTAVQEFHIGAGSTAVPGMIAGIDRLHRERGRLSMEQVIAPAVEYAREGIRLSQLQASFVKLLEPILRSTGGSQALFAPDGELIDHQKIVRNPDYADFLEAFAKEGADLFYRGEIAAEIDRYYREHGGLLRREDLENYQVRLREPLSFDYRGYRIATNPPPSAGGILIAFTLKMLEGSKARSSYTLEYVRDLIEAMAVTAEFRRTHVDPHLHDEALRDILDNGDLLAHYLLSLQSRLNLWGNTTHISVIDREGHAASVTSTNGEGSGIVVHGAGIMLNNMLGEEDLNPHGFFRWPAGVRLPSMMAPTMAFDEGNEPVLILGSAGSNRIRSAITEVIERTLRFGKGIQEAVDAPRVHYEKEEVFFEPGYDPEIVKAVNARYKTTLFEEKSLFFGGVNAVTGRFEGGADSRRGGAVEKVL; encoded by the coding sequence ATGAAAGGGATTATTGCGGCAGGAGATCGGCTGACGGCACAAGCGGGGGCACGGATCCTCCAAGAAGGGGGCAATGCTTTCGATGCGGCGTGTGCGGCGATGCTGGCGGCTCCTCTGGCGGAACCGATGCTTACCAGCCTGGGCGGGGGAGGCTTCCTCCTGGCCCACTCTCCGGGGACAAAGCCTCTGCTCTACGATTTTTTTGTGGATGTGCCGCCCCAGCGGGTCGAAGAGCCCGACTTTTTCCCCATCTACGTCGATTTCGGCACAGCGGTGCAGGAGTTTCATATTGGTGCGGGCTCCACAGCCGTACCGGGAATGATCGCCGGCATCGACCGGCTCCACCGGGAACGGGGGCGGCTGAGTATGGAGCAGGTCATCGCCCCGGCGGTGGAGTATGCCCGGGAGGGGATCCGGCTCAGCCAACTGCAGGCGAGCTTTGTCAAACTTCTCGAGCCGATCCTCCGCTCCACCGGAGGCTCCCAGGCCCTCTTCGCCCCGGACGGTGAGCTGATCGATCATCAAAAGATCGTTCGCAATCCCGACTACGCCGACTTTCTCGAAGCCTTCGCCAAAGAGGGAGCCGATCTCTTCTACCGCGGGGAGATCGCCGCGGAGATCGACCGCTACTATCGGGAGCACGGCGGCCTCCTGCGCCGGGAGGATCTGGAAAATTACCAAGTCCGGTTGCGTGAGCCCCTCAGTTTCGATTACCGGGGCTACCGAATCGCCACCAACCCTCCCCCCTCCGCCGGGGGCATCCTCATCGCCTTTACCCTCAAAATGCTGGAGGGTTCCAAAGCCCGAAGCTCCTACACCCTGGAGTATGTGCGGGACCTCATCGAAGCGATGGCGGTAACGGCGGAGTTTCGCCGGACCCACGTGGACCCCCACCTCCACGATGAGGCACTGCGCGATATCCTGGACAACGGCGATCTGCTCGCCCATTACCTCCTGAGCCTCCAGAGCCGTCTGAACCTCTGGGGCAACACCACCCACATCAGTGTCATCGACCGTGAGGGCCATGCCGCATCGGTCACCTCCACCAATGGCGAAGGAAGCGGCATCGTCGTCCACGGCGCGGGGATCATGCTCAACAATATGCTGGGCGAAGAGGATCTCAACCCCCACGGATTTTTCCGCTGGCCCGCGGGAGTGCGGCTCCCCTCGATGATGGCTCCCACGATGGCTTTCGACGAAGGAAACGAACCGGTGCTCATCCTGGGCAGCGCCGGCTCCAACCGCATCCGCAGCGCCATCACCGAAGTGATCGAACGCACCCTGCGCTTCGGCAAAGGAATCCAGGAAGCCGTCGATGCCCCGAGGGTCCATTACGAAAAAGAAGAAGTCTTCTTCGAACCCGGCTACGACCCCGAGATCGTCAAAGCGGTCAATGCCCGCTACAAGACCACCCTCTTCGAAGAGAAGAGCCTCTTTTTCGGCGGGGTCAACGCCGTCACCGGCCGTTTCGAGGGCGGAGCCGACTCCCGCCGGGGCGGTGCGGTGGAGAAAGTTCTTTGA
- a CDS encoding carboxylate-amine ligase, which yields MAGHCDPTIFHPDTPWSLGVELEVRLIDAATMKPANRSPYLFENIPENLRPNIHKELLKSMVEIVTPVCQNPTEAADFVMKALHELTRIGEKEGIRLAALATHPFERKEDNERFEDPRYDAFAEELQIVLRNFLISGLHIHVAMPTDEAAIRAYNATIAYLPIFLALSANSPFHLGEDTGLQSYRTKIFERLPRAGIPEYFDSYPAYCRLMEQLYTTGTIQSAKDVWWDVRIHQGFGTVELRVCDAFYDRERLRLIVMFYQGLLHHITQYPVGRIFTQIAKQNKWNAARHGMKGNFIEGDRVVGIRQKAHELVDQIERSGSFQALGTQQDVPALHELIERETIARKLRRIYEETGDFKKVIEEELIE from the coding sequence ATGGCCGGCCATTGCGATCCCACGATCTTTCATCCCGATACCCCCTGGAGCCTGGGAGTGGAACTGGAGGTGCGGCTCATCGACGCCGCCACGATGAAGCCGGCCAACCGCTCTCCCTACCTCTTCGAGAATATTCCCGAAAACCTGCGCCCCAATATTCACAAAGAGCTGCTCAAATCGATGGTGGAGATCGTCACCCCCGTCTGCCAAAACCCCACAGAGGCAGCGGATTTTGTGATGAAAGCACTCCACGAACTTACCCGCATCGGCGAAAAGGAGGGGATCCGCCTGGCCGCCCTGGCCACCCATCCCTTCGAGCGCAAAGAGGACAACGAACGTTTCGAAGACCCCCGCTATGACGCCTTCGCCGAAGAGCTGCAGATCGTCCTGCGCAACTTCCTCATCAGTGGGCTCCACATCCACGTGGCGATGCCCACCGACGAAGCCGCCATCCGCGCCTACAACGCCACCATCGCCTATCTGCCCATCTTTCTGGCCCTCTCGGCCAACTCTCCGTTTCATCTGGGAGAAGATACGGGCCTGCAATCCTACCGCACCAAGATCTTCGAACGCCTCCCCAGGGCAGGCATCCCCGAATACTTCGACAGCTATCCCGCCTATTGCCGACTGATGGAACAGCTCTACACTACCGGCACGATCCAGAGTGCCAAGGATGTCTGGTGGGATGTACGGATCCATCAGGGTTTCGGCACGGTAGAGCTGCGGGTCTGTGACGCTTTTTACGACCGGGAACGCCTGAGACTTATCGTGATGTTCTATCAGGGCCTGCTCCATCACATCACCCAATATCCCGTGGGGCGCATCTTTACCCAGATCGCCAAGCAGAACAAATGGAATGCCGCCCGCCACGGGATGAAGGGGAATTTCATCGAAGGGGACCGGGTCGTCGGCATTCGCCAAAAGGCCCACGAGCTGGTGGATCAGATCGAACGCTCCGGCTCCTTCCAAGCCCTGGGCACCCAGCAAGATGTCCCCGCCCTACACGAGCTCATCGAGCGGGAGACTATCGCCCGTAAACTCCGTCGTATTTATGAAGAGACAGGGGACTTCAAAAAGGTGATCGAAGAAGAGCTAATTGAGTGA